The following proteins are co-located in the Chryseobacterium daecheongense genome:
- a CDS encoding TssN family type VI secretion system protein yields MEISSVKGIFLRYILMPLIAVIMMVILGVIRRNKPAIKIKVIIIYVLLCSLCLALPGFFGFAGNLFNPYWYLIAQIIYLIFGIIHVNLLDKYFKKHIDSLPMSILFESILSLTCIAFGGYLFVLLFKWMSVGTGNAVMSATSVIIFLVPMVFHYCYVQFISIPVDIYKTWRYSPEQRLPDFEGADFDRLMVLNVELSKNLEDSNRFRIKAKTLPTGVTFGDWFYRVVDDYNHKNPKSIIHLTDADRESYYWIFYTKKSFFSFRKYIDFNQDINTNGISENEVVICKRVIQHEEEGITRKS; encoded by the coding sequence ATGGAAATTTCTTCAGTAAAGGGAATCTTTTTAAGATATATTTTAATGCCTTTAATAGCAGTAATCATGATGGTTATACTCGGTGTAATCAGAAGAAATAAACCTGCAATTAAAATTAAGGTCATTATTATTTATGTACTGCTATGCAGTTTATGTTTGGCTTTGCCTGGCTTTTTTGGGTTTGCCGGAAATCTATTTAACCCGTATTGGTATCTTATAGCACAAATCATTTACCTAATTTTTGGAATTATCCATGTCAATCTATTGGATAAATATTTCAAAAAACACATTGACTCATTGCCGATGAGCATTTTATTTGAGTCTATACTTTCATTAACGTGTATTGCTTTCGGAGGATATCTTTTTGTATTGCTGTTCAAATGGATGAGTGTGGGAACCGGTAATGCGGTCATGTCTGCAACGAGTGTTATCATATTTCTTGTTCCGATGGTGTTTCATTATTGCTATGTTCAGTTTATCAGTATTCCGGTGGATATTTATAAAACATGGCGTTATTCTCCAGAGCAGAGGCTTCCGGATTTTGAAGGCGCGGATTTTGATAGACTTATGGTATTGAATGTGGAATTGAGTAAAAACTTAGAAGATTCCAACAGGTTCAGAATTAAGGCTAAGACTTTGCCAACCGGAGTAACATTTGGAGACTGGTTTTATAGGGTAGTGGATGACTACAATCACAAAAATCCTAAATCGATCATTCACCTTACGGATGCAGACAGAGAATCTTATTACTGGATCTTTTATACTAAAAAATCATTTTTCAGCTTTAGAAAATATATTGATTTTAACCAGGATATTAATACAAACGGGATTTCTGAAAATGAGGTCGTAATTTGTAAGAGGGTTATTCAGCATGAAGAAGAAGGAATAACAAGAAAATCATAA
- a CDS encoding type VI secretion system baseplate subunit TssG → MHYNKLQTDFKAESVAVNLLKYHRSVSNIFIDRIGINDRAYLKDIKSISSNYLGFDEEVFTIETYREGIYDYLPEGLFHPPSLSTSRKNVESVVKEIRKQKRIEEDARKFFRPFELEIFFTEISALSKEFDFDVSSDTDTLLETISELWPIVRHLDTKNAYIFMHILPFFHNIRGDKRWFERCLTAFLQVPVEVTFTPNVIEDIEENDDSMLLGNSRLGVTYIPSGRHMDGQRNWVVNIGPIPYEKMKMYIPGNPFRKVLQALYDYFLPVTVDVVENFITEKQEYSFKLEDDERNANRLGYSTFL, encoded by the coding sequence ATGCATTACAATAAGCTGCAGACAGATTTTAAAGCAGAGTCTGTAGCCGTCAATCTTTTGAAATATCACAGGAGTGTAAGCAATATTTTCATTGACCGTATCGGCATCAATGACAGGGCTTATCTTAAAGATATCAAAAGTATTTCAAGTAATTATCTGGGATTTGATGAAGAAGTATTTACGATAGAAACTTACAGGGAAGGGATATACGACTATCTTCCGGAAGGTTTGTTTCATCCTCCTTCATTAAGCACCTCAAGAAAGAATGTAGAAAGCGTTGTTAAGGAGATCCGCAAACAAAAAAGGATTGAGGAAGACGCGCGCAAATTTTTTCGTCCATTTGAATTAGAAATCTTTTTTACCGAAATCAGTGCTCTGTCTAAGGAGTTTGACTTTGATGTATCAAGCGATACCGATACACTGCTTGAAACGATCAGTGAGCTGTGGCCTATTGTAAGACATCTGGATACAAAGAATGCCTATATCTTTATGCATATTTTACCTTTTTTCCATAACATCCGTGGAGATAAAAGGTGGTTTGAAAGATGCCTGACCGCCTTCCTTCAGGTGCCGGTAGAAGTTACCTTCACTCCTAATGTTATCGAGGATATAGAGGAAAATGACGACTCTATGCTTTTAGGGAATTCCCGACTGGGAGTTACTTATATTCCCAGTGGCAGGCATATGGACGGACAACGTAACTGGGTTGTAAATATAGGACCCATTCCGTATGAAAAAATGAAAATGTATATTCCCGGAAATCCATTCAGAAAAGTTCTCCAGGCGTTATACGATTATTTTCTCCCTGTAACGGTAGATGTAGTGGAAAATTTTATCACCGAAAAACAGGAATATTCATTTAAGCTGGAAGATGATGAAAGAAATGCAAACCGCCTTGGATACTCTACATTTCTGTAA
- a CDS encoding S1/P1 nuclease — translation MKSIYSKILILAFISSSLYSFAWGLTGHRIIAEIAENHLSGKARREIRKIMGKERLAYWANWPDFIKSDTTGVWKQASAWHYVNIDPQTDFKTFEQNLKAQAGPSLYSQVNTLSAQVKDEKTPEKDRKIALIFLIHIMGDLAQPLHVGRAEDLGGNKINVTYFGEKTNLHSVWDGKLVDSQKYSYTEYSRLLDIKSKDEVKQIQYGTLEDWLYDSHKIANKIYAQTPDGSKLSFDYQYKFNDTLERQLLYGGLRLAKLLNDLF, via the coding sequence ATGAAAAGTATTTATTCTAAAATTTTAATTTTAGCATTCATTTCCTCTTCTCTTTATTCATTTGCGTGGGGATTAACGGGACACAGAATTATTGCAGAAATCGCAGAGAATCATCTTTCCGGAAAGGCAAGAAGAGAAATCAGAAAAATTATGGGCAAGGAACGCCTGGCCTATTGGGCTAACTGGCCGGACTTTATTAAATCGGATACAACAGGGGTATGGAAGCAGGCTTCAGCATGGCATTATGTAAATATTGATCCGCAGACTGATTTTAAAACCTTTGAGCAAAATTTAAAAGCACAGGCGGGACCAAGCCTTTATTCTCAGGTAAATACGTTATCTGCACAGGTAAAAGATGAAAAAACCCCTGAGAAAGACAGAAAAATTGCATTGATTTTCCTGATCCATATTATGGGAGATTTAGCACAGCCTTTACACGTAGGAAGAGCGGAAGATCTGGGAGGCAACAAGATTAATGTTACTTATTTCGGAGAAAAAACCAACCTGCACTCTGTCTGGGACGGAAAATTGGTTGATTCCCAAAAATACAGCTACACGGAATATTCAAGATTACTGGATATCAAATCAAAAGATGAAGTGAAGCAAATTCAGTACGGGACATTAGAAGACTGGTTGTACGATTCGCATAAAATTGCCAATAAAATATATGCGCAAACACCGGATGGATCCAAATTATCATTTGACTACCAGTATAAGTTTAACGATACTCTGGAAAGACAACTTCTTTACGGAGGTTTAAGACTGGCCAAATTGTTGAACGACCTGTTTTAA
- a CDS encoding RNA polymerase sigma factor RpoD/SigA, protein MRQLKITKQVTNRETASLDKYLQEIGKVELITADEEVDLAQKIRAGDRAALEKLIKANLRFVVSVSKQYQNQGLSLPDLINEGNLGLMKAAKRYDETRGFKFISYAVWWIRQSILQALAEQSRIVRLPLNKIGSINKINKAYAHLEQENERPPSPEELAEVLDMSEEDIKESMKNSGRHLSMDAPLVEGEDSNLYDVLRSGESPSPDKDLMLESLQIEIERALNTLTPREADLVRLYFGLNGKHPMTLEEIGETFDLTRERVRQIKEKAIKRLKHNTRSKILKSYLGK, encoded by the coding sequence ATGAGACAGTTAAAAATTACTAAGCAGGTAACCAACAGGGAAACTGCTTCATTAGACAAGTATTTGCAGGAAATTGGTAAGGTAGAATTGATTACTGCAGACGAAGAAGTAGATTTGGCACAAAAAATACGTGCAGGTGACAGAGCCGCACTGGAGAAATTAATCAAAGCCAACCTTCGTTTCGTAGTTTCTGTATCTAAACAATACCAAAACCAGGGACTTTCTTTACCCGATTTGATCAATGAAGGTAATTTAGGATTAATGAAAGCTGCAAAAAGATATGATGAGACCAGAGGTTTCAAATTTATCTCTTACGCAGTTTGGTGGATTCGTCAATCAATTTTACAGGCTTTGGCAGAACAGTCAAGGATTGTAAGATTGCCACTAAACAAGATTGGCTCAATTAACAAAATCAATAAAGCATACGCTCACCTTGAACAGGAAAATGAAAGACCACCTTCTCCGGAAGAATTGGCTGAAGTTCTTGATATGAGCGAAGAGGATATTAAAGAATCTATGAAAAACTCCGGTAGACACCTGTCTATGGATGCACCTTTAGTAGAAGGTGAAGATTCTAATCTTTACGATGTATTGCGTTCCGGAGAATCTCCAAGCCCGGATAAAGATTTAATGCTTGAATCTCTTCAAATTGAAATTGAAAGAGCATTGAACACTTTAACTCCAAGAGAAGCGGATCTTGTAAGATTATACTTCGGATTAAACGGAAAACATCCAATGACTTTAGAAGAAATTGGTGAGACTTTTGACCTGACGAGAGAAAGAGTTCGTCAGATCAAAGAAAAGGCGATCAAGAGACTAAAACATAATACAAGAAGTAAGATTTTAAAATCTTACCTGGGTAAATAA
- a CDS encoding GNAT family N-acetyltransferase, producing the protein MMQYTTQWLTDKSRIKELVDFFITHKTKSYISHGEIISGRAESSEEWSADLESILTEQFNSDFNAGSPSASTVRILIAENAEKEIIGMLVFNVIYSGFKNYAVLEDMLLDQSYRGQSIGSTLLESAIEESGKWNISFLLLESGIDNKGAHHFFEKYGFRKVSENYILTL; encoded by the coding sequence ATGATGCAATATACCACTCAATGGCTTACTGATAAAAGCCGGATTAAAGAACTTGTTGACTTTTTTATCACCCATAAAACAAAGTCATACATTTCACATGGAGAAATAATTTCAGGAAGAGCAGAAAGTTCGGAAGAATGGAGTGCTGATCTTGAATCCATTCTAACAGAGCAGTTTAACAGTGATTTTAATGCTGGAAGTCCTTCTGCATCAACGGTCAGGATTTTAATTGCAGAAAACGCTGAAAAAGAAATCATTGGGATGCTGGTTTTTAATGTGATTTACAGTGGTTTTAAAAATTATGCAGTGCTAGAAGACATGCTCTTAGATCAGTCTTACCGCGGGCAATCTATCGGAAGTACCCTCCTTGAAAGTGCGATCGAAGAATCCGGGAAGTGGAATATCAGTTTTCTCCTTTTGGAAAGTGGCATTGATAATAAAGGAGCTCATCATTTTTTTGAAAAATATGGTTTTAGAAAAGTTTCCGAAAATTATATTTTAACCCTGTAA
- a CDS encoding FAD-dependent monooxygenase: MNSISIIGAGIGGLTLGNILKQHQLDVILYESAPEIKPVGSGIMMAMNAMKVFEQLNLKEKVENAGNKIHGISITDGSFRSISRTHSSDLERKLNVSNVAIHRAELQKILAENIGFENIQLSHNLQSIEKNDNYTLHFENRTAVESNVVFGADGIKSKVRNQILKTGTISNTGQKCWRGLVNYDLPEEYHHEALEMWGKGKRFGFVKMSATKVYWYAVISDKSFKPDIDLCSVFSDFNPLVTKILQATSPGDIILNDITDLSPIPEWYSDNLCLIGDAAHATTPNMGQGACQAIEDAYIIGKLLVENKDFNQVFENFQKIRRKKVDYVVNTSRMIGKISLWKYGTGFRNFLMRQIPESTNKKLIEKLVYLEL; the protein is encoded by the coding sequence ATGAATTCAATTTCAATTATCGGAGCCGGAATCGGAGGTCTTACCCTTGGCAATATCCTTAAACAACATCAGCTGGATGTTATATTATATGAATCAGCTCCTGAAATTAAGCCAGTGGGATCAGGAATTATGATGGCCATGAATGCAATGAAGGTATTTGAACAACTAAATCTAAAAGAAAAAGTTGAAAATGCAGGGAATAAAATTCATGGGATCTCTATTACTGACGGTTCATTTCGATCTATTTCAAGAACACATAGTTCAGATCTTGAAAGAAAGTTGAATGTCTCCAATGTAGCCATTCATAGAGCGGAGCTGCAAAAAATCCTTGCTGAAAACATAGGTTTCGAAAACATTCAGCTAAGTCATAATCTACAAAGTATAGAAAAAAATGATAATTATACGTTACACTTTGAAAACAGAACAGCCGTAGAAAGCAACGTTGTTTTTGGAGCGGATGGAATAAAATCCAAAGTTCGGAATCAGATCTTAAAAACAGGAACCATCAGTAATACAGGACAAAAGTGCTGGCGGGGCCTCGTTAACTACGATCTCCCGGAAGAGTACCATCATGAAGCTCTGGAAATGTGGGGAAAAGGTAAACGTTTCGGTTTTGTAAAGATGTCAGCTACAAAAGTATATTGGTATGCCGTAATAAGTGATAAAAGCTTTAAACCGGATATTGATCTCTGCTCTGTTTTCAGTGATTTCAATCCATTGGTAACAAAAATCCTACAAGCAACTTCTCCCGGGGATATCATTTTAAATGATATTACAGACCTCTCTCCCATACCTGAATGGTATTCTGACAATTTATGCCTAATAGGTGATGCCGCGCACGCAACAACTCCTAATATGGGCCAGGGTGCATGCCAGGCTATAGAAGATGCTTATATCATCGGAAAATTGCTTGTAGAGAATAAAGATTTTAACCAGGTCTTCGAAAATTTTCAAAAAATAAGGAGAAAAAAAGTAGACTATGTTGTCAATACCAGCCGGATGATTGGAAAAATATCTCTGTGGAAATATGGCACAGGATTCAGGAACTTTTTAATGAGGCAAATCCCTGAAAGTACCAATAAAAAACTGATTGAAAAACTGGTATATCTGGAGCTATAA
- a CDS encoding DUF3347 domain-containing protein — MKKYIITAVLSIFSVLSISAQSQSNPQVSKLYQDYISIKTALTTDDADKTSKAAAEFVKTAAAIDPKVISSTHLSALKKNAGTISGTKSIDTQREAFLNLSKDMMALTKQFNLSGKPVFVMYCPMADGSWLSNEKQVVNPYYGSKMLSCGSIKSEIK; from the coding sequence ATGAAAAAGTATATCATTACAGCAGTACTTTCTATATTCTCAGTACTGTCTATATCTGCACAATCGCAATCCAATCCTCAGGTTTCAAAATTATATCAGGATTATATTTCTATTAAAACAGCTTTAACAACAGACGATGCTGATAAAACATCAAAAGCAGCCGCAGAATTCGTTAAGACAGCTGCTGCAATAGATCCTAAAGTTATTTCATCGACTCATTTGTCTGCTCTGAAAAAGAATGCCGGTACTATTTCCGGAACCAAAAGTATAGATACCCAAAGAGAGGCCTTTCTGAATCTTTCAAAAGATATGATGGCGCTGACAAAGCAGTTCAATCTATCCGGAAAACCTGTTTTTGTAATGTATTGTCCTATGGCTGACGGAAGCTGGCTAAGTAATGAAAAGCAGGTTGTAAATCCTTACTACGGAAGTAAAATGCTTTCATGTGGGAGTATAAAGTCAGAAATTAAATAA
- a CDS encoding TonB-dependent receptor plug domain-containing protein has protein sequence MKKLVLPLSLMVPMLVFSQTKKKDTAKYRDIEEVVFQKKVVGKTSDLSTVKISAKDAKNVASISGGIEGILKTLPSVNSNTELSSQYMVRGGNYDENLIYINDIEIYRPFLIRNSQQEGLSIINPDMVSTVNFSAGGFEPRYGDKMSSALNIYYREPEKFELSGEASLIGGRLTTGLASKNKKLTALFSGRYRNTNLVLNTLKEDTNFNPTYWDFQSYINYHFNPKLSLSFVGYYSKNDYEMIPKERSVDFGTLQRPLNLTVFYAGKENDQYKNMMGTLSMNFKPSEKWRFTLDAFAYQNREREYYSIQSQYILQTFDPITGAPITTYDTGGQIDHARNDLFVRTYGAQFRGRFSPNVNTDIEVGFKYEKENLKDLTNEWKLIDSAGYSIPRPIDDPRFGTPGDLKLLYRIAGQNAIEPTRLSAYAQYSQKFYWGTNKVFINAGARVAHWSFNNETIFSPRVQFAVKPDWDTDMLFRLSGGIYYQAPFYKEIKDLDGNFNNTIKSQRSIQLILANDYEFQMYDRPFKLTTEAYYKKMDDLIPYYMDNVRIRYSGKNNASGYAYGLDARLFGEFVPGIDSWLSASYARVYENIDGRGNIPRPTDQRLRFAMFYQDYMPQFPSMRVNLTLTYAMGLPTGSPIILDQNGAPDVNAPYRYQSTLPSYKRVDIGLSKVFIDSKDKKQTYGFWGNFEELTLGVQVFNAFNIRNTVANQWITDANTNLMYPVPVRLTGRFFNVKLEFKLK, from the coding sequence TTGAAAAAACTAGTTTTACCGCTGAGCCTTATGGTTCCCATGTTAGTGTTCTCTCAGACAAAAAAGAAGGATACTGCAAAATACAGAGATATTGAGGAAGTTGTGTTCCAGAAAAAAGTCGTTGGTAAAACCAGTGATCTCAGTACTGTAAAAATCTCAGCCAAAGATGCTAAGAATGTTGCAAGTATTTCGGGAGGAATAGAAGGAATTCTGAAAACCTTACCTTCCGTAAACTCCAATACAGAGCTTTCTTCACAATATATGGTTCGTGGTGGAAACTATGATGAAAACCTTATCTATATTAATGATATTGAAATCTACAGGCCTTTTTTGATCAGAAACTCTCAACAGGAAGGGTTAAGTATCATCAATCCCGATATGGTTTCAACAGTTAATTTTTCTGCAGGAGGTTTTGAACCCCGATATGGAGATAAGATGTCCTCTGCGCTGAATATTTATTACCGGGAACCTGAGAAATTTGAACTTTCCGGGGAAGCAAGTTTGATCGGAGGCAGACTAACGACCGGTTTGGCTTCAAAAAATAAAAAGCTGACTGCTTTATTTTCCGGCCGGTACAGAAATACCAATCTGGTTCTGAATACCTTGAAAGAAGATACCAATTTTAATCCTACCTATTGGGATTTTCAATCGTATATCAATTATCATTTCAATCCTAAGCTTAGCCTTTCATTTGTAGGATATTATTCCAAGAATGATTATGAAATGATTCCTAAAGAAAGGAGTGTGGATTTCGGAACGCTTCAAAGACCTCTTAATCTTACTGTTTTTTATGCCGGAAAAGAAAATGACCAGTATAAAAACATGATGGGAACACTTTCGATGAATTTCAAACCATCGGAAAAGTGGAGGTTTACATTAGATGCTTTTGCCTATCAAAACAGGGAGCGAGAATATTATTCTATTCAATCCCAATATATATTACAAACATTTGATCCGATCACCGGAGCACCTATAACGACCTATGATACTGGAGGACAGATAGACCATGCAAGGAATGATCTTTTCGTAAGAACCTACGGAGCCCAGTTCAGAGGACGTTTTTCTCCGAATGTGAATACTGATATCGAAGTAGGATTTAAATATGAAAAAGAAAACCTCAAGGATCTTACCAATGAATGGAAATTAATTGACTCTGCCGGCTATAGTATTCCAAGGCCTATAGATGATCCAAGATTCGGAACACCGGGAGATCTTAAATTATTATACAGAATAGCAGGGCAGAATGCTATTGAGCCAACACGATTATCAGCCTATGCACAGTATTCCCAGAAATTTTATTGGGGAACCAATAAGGTTTTCATCAACGCCGGAGCAAGGGTTGCCCATTGGAGCTTTAATAATGAAACCATTTTCTCGCCCCGCGTTCAGTTTGCTGTAAAACCTGACTGGGATACGGATATGTTATTCAGGCTTTCGGGCGGGATATACTATCAGGCACCTTTTTACAAAGAGATTAAGGACCTGGACGGGAATTTCAATAACACCATCAAATCCCAGCGTTCCATACAGCTGATTCTGGCAAATGATTATGAGTTCCAGATGTATGATCGTCCGTTTAAATTGACTACAGAAGCTTATTATAAAAAGATGGATGATCTTATTCCATACTACATGGATAATGTAAGGATCCGTTATTCAGGGAAAAATAATGCTTCCGGATATGCCTATGGACTTGATGCCAGGTTATTCGGAGAATTTGTTCCCGGAATTGATTCATGGCTGTCTGCAAGTTATGCGAGGGTGTATGAAAATATCGATGGGAGAGGGAATATTCCCCGACCTACTGATCAGAGGTTAAGATTTGCGATGTTCTATCAGGATTATATGCCTCAATTTCCTTCAATGAGAGTGAATCTTACTTTAACCTATGCAATGGGATTACCGACAGGATCGCCGATCATATTGGATCAGAATGGTGCACCGGACGTGAATGCCCCGTATAGATATCAGAGTACCTTACCGTCTTATAAAAGAGTGGATATAGGACTATCCAAAGTATTCATTGATTCAAAAGATAAAAAACAGACATATGGTTTCTGGGGCAATTTTGAGGAGCTTACTTTAGGAGTACAGGTATTCAATGCATTTAACATCAGGAATACGGTAGCCAATCAATGGATTACCGATGCGAATACCAATCTGATGTATCCGGTACCGGTGCGTCTGACCGGAAGATTTTTCAATGTAAAACTTGAATTTAAGCTTAAATAA
- the kdsA gene encoding 3-deoxy-8-phosphooctulonate synthase: MIQYLDNIHHKDSKNFFLTAGPCIIEGEDMALRIAEKVIEITNKYNIPYIFKGSFKKANRSRVDSFTTIGEEKSLEILKKVGETFNIPTTTDIHENEHAALAAQYVDVLQIPAFLVRQTDLLVAAAKTGKCVTLKKGQFLSPESMKFAVQKITDSDNQKVAIIERGNSFGYTDLIVDYRGIPTMRQYAPVILDVTHSLQQPNQNSGVTGGRPDLIETIAKAGIAVGADGLFIETHPTPETALSDGANMLRLDLLEDLLQKLTRIRESIL, from the coding sequence ATGATCCAGTATTTAGATAATATCCATCACAAAGATTCAAAAAACTTTTTTCTTACAGCAGGACCTTGTATCATCGAAGGCGAAGACATGGCATTGAGGATTGCTGAAAAAGTAATAGAAATTACCAACAAATATAATATACCATATATTTTTAAAGGAAGCTTCAAGAAAGCCAACAGAAGTAGAGTAGATTCCTTTACTACGATCGGGGAAGAAAAGTCTCTTGAAATTCTAAAAAAAGTTGGGGAAACTTTTAATATTCCTACAACAACAGATATTCATGAAAATGAGCATGCAGCTTTGGCTGCCCAGTATGTAGATGTTTTACAGATTCCCGCATTTTTAGTCCGTCAGACGGATCTTTTGGTGGCAGCAGCGAAAACCGGAAAATGTGTGACCCTGAAAAAAGGACAGTTCCTGTCTCCGGAATCCATGAAGTTCGCTGTTCAGAAAATAACAGATTCCGATAATCAGAAAGTAGCAATTATTGAAAGAGGGAATTCTTTCGGATATACAGACCTTATCGTTGACTACAGAGGGATTCCTACTATGAGGCAATATGCCCCTGTTATTCTGGATGTTACCCATTCTTTACAACAGCCTAATCAGAATTCAGGAGTTACTGGAGGAAGACCAGACCTGATTGAAACAATTGCAAAAGCTGGAATTGCAGTAGGAGCGGATGGACTTTTCATAGAAACACATCCTACACCGGAAACGGCATTATCTGATGGAGCTAATATGTTAAGGCTGGATTTATTAGAAGATTTGTTACAAAAATTAACAAGAATTAGAGAATCGATTTTGTAA
- a CDS encoding DUF1697 domain-containing protein → MKYCAFLRGVNVKGTNMKMADVCKVFVKAGMKNVSSILASGNIVFSSDKNVADLKKILEAAMSEHFSYDAFLFIRSGAEIENFWNGNPFEKNEDFHSYTFIGNEGVEGILMKEFELSSKAENEKGEIINDIFYWQVPKGNTLDSSFGKILGKKSMKDQFTSRNINTFEKILKKMES, encoded by the coding sequence ATGAAATACTGTGCTTTTCTTCGAGGTGTGAATGTAAAAGGAACGAACATGAAAATGGCCGATGTTTGTAAAGTCTTTGTAAAAGCCGGAATGAAAAACGTAAGCTCTATTCTGGCTTCCGGAAATATTGTTTTTTCTTCCGATAAGAATGTGGCAGATCTTAAAAAAATTCTGGAAGCAGCAATGTCTGAACATTTTTCTTATGATGCTTTTCTTTTTATCAGGTCTGGTGCTGAAATTGAAAACTTCTGGAACGGAAATCCCTTTGAAAAAAACGAAGATTTTCATAGCTATACTTTTATAGGAAATGAAGGTGTAGAAGGTATTTTAATGAAAGAATTTGAATTGTCTTCCAAAGCTGAAAATGAGAAGGGTGAGATTATCAATGATATTTTTTACTGGCAGGTTCCTAAGGGGAATACATTAGACTCCAGCTTCGGGAAAATTCTGGGAAAGAAAAGTATGAAAGACCAGTTTACCAGTAGAAATATTAATACTTTTGAGAAAATTCTTAAGAAGATGGAGTCTTAA